The nucleotide sequence AATAATGTAGTTAATGTTCTTCATAAAGTGTAATTTAAATCTTTATATTATTCTTTTATTTCTTCCAAACGCTCAAATAAATTTCTCTCCTGATAGGCTTCTCTGTCTTGCGTGGAAGAACAATGAATACCTTTCTTGCCAAGTGCTTTGTTACCTCCTATATGCGTGTTGGGAAACTGACCTCCTTTCACGAATATTATTTTTATTCCAAGTAACACGGCACAAATAACAAGAATTATGACTGTAAGCAATAACGTTATTAGCATTTTCTTTATATTTGTGGACGCAAATATAAGAGTTATACTGATTATAAAGTACCTTTTTGGCATTTTATTCTATATTTTTTCGATAAAGGCTCTTTTGCTTAATAAAATTTTAATGATGAAGTATCATCAATAATACATTATAACATTATGAAGATTACAGATTTATCTCCTGCATTAGTGTGGAAATATTTCCACCAGGTAACACAGGTACCCCGCCCCTCAAAAAAGGAAGAAAAGATGATTAAGTATCTTGAAACCTTCGCGGCAGAACATAAAATCGCTATAAAAAAAGATTCATGCGGAAATATCCTCATGTCAAAACCTGCTACTCCAGGAAGAGAAAGCGTGCCAACTGTAATTCTGCAATCCCATATTGATATGGTATGCGAAAAGAACAATGACACAAAACATGATTTTGACAATGATCCTATCGAAACGATCGTAGACGGAGCCTGGCTTCGCGCAAATGGCACTACATTGGGAGCAGACAATGGGATCGGTGTTGCTGCTGAATTGGCAATTTTGGCTTCAAACGATATTGAGCATGGTCCTTTGGAATGTTTATTTACTGTTGACGAAGAAACCGGCCTTACCGGAGCAAAGGCTCTTGAAAAGGGATTTCTTTCAGGAAACATTCTGTTAAATCTGGATAGCGAAGACGAAGGTGAAATCTTTGTTGGCTGTGCCGGAGGTAAAGATACTGCTGCCACTTTTACTTACACGCCGGAAGCTGCACCGGACGGATTATTCTACTTCCGCGTTGATGTTAAGGGTTTGAACGGAGGACACTCCGGAGGCGAGATACACAAACAGCTTGGCAATGCAAATAAACTGCTTGTAAGATACCTCTACTTGCTTAAGAAACAGACCGGAAATATCGTTCTTTGCAGTATCGACGGTGGCAACCTTCGCAATGCCATAGCCCGTGAAGCTCATGCTGTTGTAGGTGTTCCTTACGATGCCAAAGAAGGCGTACGTGTATTGCTTAATCACTTTGCAGCCGACGTTGAAAACGAATTAAAGCATGTAGATCCCAATGTTAAGCTGTTACTTGAATCGGTGGAAAAACCTGCATTCTGTATAGACGAAGTTACTGCTACACATCTAATATGTTCGATGCATGCCTGCGCTCATGGCGTTTTAGGTATGAGCCAGGATATCGAAGATTTGGTAGAAACCTCTACGAATCTGGCTTCCGTAAAAATGAAAGAAGGAAACACCATTATAGTTGGTACCAGTCAGCGTAGTTCTATCGAATCATGCAAAGAATATGCAGCCAACATGGTTGCCGCCACATTCCAATTGGCAGGTGCAAAAGTTACACACGGAGACGGATATCCTGGATGGGCTCCTAATCCTGATTCGGTTATTTTGCAGGTTGCACAAGATGCTTATAATCGGCTGTTCAAGAAGGATGCCAAGATTAAAGCCATCCATGCAGGACTAGAATGTGGATTATTTCTCGAAAAATACCCACAGTTGGATATGATTTCTTTTGGTCCCACGCTTCGCGATGTACATTCGCCCAACGAACGTATAGAAATTGCGACAGTTCAATTATGGTGGAATCATTTACTTGAAGTGTTAAAGAGCATTCCTACAAAATAAACCGGAATGTGATACGTTATAATTGAGGCTGGGTTTCTTTCCGGAGTCCAGCCTCATGCTTTTATCTAAAATTTAAAGATTCTACGTCTTAATTTCTAAAATTCATGAAAAAAGGTTTCGTTTCCATTTATATCATCCTGGTTATACTGGCACAACTTGTTAGTAGCTGCGATGGACTGGACGAAAACTATGCTACCGGTTCTAACTACACGTTACGATTTTCTTCGGATACACTCTCGTTCGATACCATTTTCAGTACGGTAGGATCTACCACAAAACAGTTTATGGTTTACAACAATTTTGATAAGCCCCTTAATATCCAATCCATCGAACTGACTGGAGGCGAAAAGACCGGTTTTCGTATCAACGTAGATGGTTTAAAAGGAACTACATTCGAAAACGTAGAAGTCAGGGCTAAAGATAGCATGTTTGTATTTGTGGAAGTAACTGTAAATCCAAACGGAGCCGACCAACCACTTCTTATAGAAGATTCTGTTATTTTCACGACAAACGGAGTAAGGCAAGCAGTAAAACTCCAGGCCTACGGACAAGACGTTGTTCTCTGCAAAGGAGGAACCATCTTAAACAGTGATACGCTTTTATCTGCAAAGCGCCCTTATTTAGTTTACGACAGTCTGGTTGTTTCGCAAAACGCTACCGTAACCATTGAGAAAGGAGCCCGCTTTTACCTGCACGACAAAGCAAACATTCTGGTTCACGGAACATTGATTGCCCAAGGTAAACAATCAGCACCTATCCTTTTCAGGGGAGACAGACTTGACAATCTACTTAACAACCTTCCCTATAATTTAATACCTGCGCAATGGGGCGGAATTTACTTTTCATCCCAAAGTTTTGGCAATATAATGGACCATGTAATAGTTAGTAACGGCACAAGTGGATTAACTTTCGACAAATCAACTCCCGAAAAAAGCAAATTATTGATCAGCAATTCACAGATAACCAATACAGACGGTTATCTCTTGTCCTCCATCAATTGTAATATAGAAGCCTATAACTGCGAGTTCAGTAACGCGGGCGATGGCGTTACATTGCTGGTTGGAGGAAAATACAGTTTTACTCATTGTACCCTGGCCAATTATTTTTCGTTTGGTGCCAGAACGATTCCAACTCTTATCCTGTCGAACAATCTTACCGACAAAGAAGCTAAGGTGATTTTGTATCCCTTGCTTCAAGCCAACTTCCAAAACTGCATTATTGACGGAAACCTGTCCGGCGAGCTTGCCCTTTATTCTCAGAAAGAAAGTAGTTCGAATGAGTTTAATTACCGGTTTAAAAACTGCCTGATTAAAAGCAAAGAAGAGACTAACGCAAATTTCACAGGTACTCTTTGGGGAGCAAGCCCTTCGTATCGTTTATCGGGAGAGGCCGGCGACTACCGGTACGACTTTAGACCTGATTCGGTCTCTATCGTAAAAGGAAAGGCCGATCGTACCATTGCCCAGAAGTATCCGACCGACAGAAACGGAGTATCCCGGTTAACCGATAGTGATGGTCCGGACATCGGAGCATACGAATACGTCAGGGAAACGAACTAGCTCATGCGCCAGGTTGCAACCTTATTATTTGTGCTATTCATCTGCTCACCCGTTACCCTACATTGTCAGCAGACCTTTCGCGTTATGAGCTACAATGTCGAAAACCTCTTCGATTGCGAAAATGATCCTGAAAAAGATGATGAATCCTTTTTACCTGAAGGCGTTCTTCATTGGACAAAAGGACGTTATTATCATAAGTTACAGCAAATCTCGAAGGTTATTACAGCTGCCGGCGAGTGGCGTACTCCAGCTCTTGTTGGGCTCTGCGAAGTTGAAAACGATTCCACTTTGATTCATTTGCTTCAACGTACTCCGCTCAGGCAACAGCATTACAGGTATTGTATGACCAACAGCCCGGATAAGCGCGGAATTGATGTGGCTCTGCTTTACCAACGTGATCAGTTTGCCTACATCGGACACGAGTCGTTGCGTATCGAATTTAAAAAACATCCGGAAAAACGTTCGAGAGACATTCTTCACGTATCCGGAAAAGTAATATCCGGCGATACTTTGGATGTGTTTGTTTGTCATTTTCCTTCGCGTTCCGGAGGTGAAAAAGCCACAGAGCCCGACAGGAAAGATGCCGCAGCACGATTGCGGAAAGCTTGCGATTCGCTTTTTTCATGCCGGCAAAATCCCCTGTTGATTATTATGGGCGATTTTAACGATACTCCATCAGATGTTAGTATCCGTAATGAATTGCGGGCAATAGCTTATCCGGCAACATCTATTTCGCAGCATTCGCTGTATAATCTTTTCTCTGCGCCCCGTCTTTTATCAAAACCTGGATCTCATAAATATCAAGGTGAATGGGCTCAATTGGATCAAATAATTGTAAGCGGAACGCTTATTAATCCTGGTAGGTCAATGCGTTTACTAGCGGAAAGCATCAAAATATTCGATCCTTCATTTCTATTAATGCCAGACAAGACCCATCTTGGCAAAAGACCTTTCAGAACCTTTTACGGGTATAAATATGAAGGAGGTTACAGCGATCATTTGCCAATCCTTACAGATTTTTCATTATCTTTGGCGCCTCAAGAATATTAAATTCAGATACAATGTTACGATATATATCTCTCTGCTTTTGTTTATTGACAACAGCAGCCGGAGCTCAGACAAAAGCGCAGGATATTTCTTTTAGGTCACCCATGGACATTCCTCTTTATCTTAGCGGAAACTTCGGTGAATTCAGAAGCAATCACTTTCATTCCGGGATTGATTTTAAAACACAAGGTGTAGTTGGCAAACCGGTTTATGCTGTTTACGACGGCTATATTTCACGTGTATTAGTAAGTCCGTGGGGATTTGGCAAAGCTCTTTACATGACCCATCCCAACGGGGCAACTACGGTATACGGACATATCAAGGCTTTTTCAAAAGAAGTAGAAGCCTATATCCGCGAACAACAATACAAGAAAGAAAGCTTTAGCGTCGACCTCATTTTACCCCCAAGTCTTTTTCCCGCTAAGAAAGGAGATTTGATTGCTCTGAGCGGCAATGAGGGAAGTTCGGGCGGACCACATCTTCATTTCGAGATTAGAGATACAGAAACAGAAGAAACTATAGATCCGGTTCTTTTCTTCAGAAATAGAATAAAGGATACCCGTGCCCCCATTTTACAGGGAATGATGGTTTATCCTCTGGAAGATAAAGGAATCGTAAACGGAAATACTCAAAAACAACCTGTTAAATTGATCAAATCCAAGTCGGGAAAGCAGACTGTGGCTGGGAAGATTGAAGCATGGGGTGAAATCGGATTTGCAATTAAAGCCTGCGATTACATGACAGAAACGTCTAACATCTATGGCGTTAAAGAAGTGATTCTTACGGCAGACGATGAAATTATTTTTCACAGCAATCTTGATCGGTATGCTTTTCCTGAAACACGTTATATCAATAGCCTCACCGACTATGTAGAATGGAAGCAACACCGCTCCTCCTACTCAAAAAGTTTTGTAGAACCTGGCAATAAACTTCGGTTTATTGAAAGCAGAAACAGGGGAATACTTAAAATAAAAGAAGAACGAACCTACAAATTAAGCTATCAGCTAAAGGATGCCTACGGAAATTCGACCACCTTTACATTCGAAGTTGAAG is from uncultured Macellibacteroides sp. and encodes:
- a CDS encoding aminoacyl-histidine dipeptidase, with the translated sequence MKITDLSPALVWKYFHQVTQVPRPSKKEEKMIKYLETFAAEHKIAIKKDSCGNILMSKPATPGRESVPTVILQSHIDMVCEKNNDTKHDFDNDPIETIVDGAWLRANGTTLGADNGIGVAAELAILASNDIEHGPLECLFTVDEETGLTGAKALEKGFLSGNILLNLDSEDEGEIFVGCAGGKDTAATFTYTPEAAPDGLFYFRVDVKGLNGGHSGGEIHKQLGNANKLLVRYLYLLKKQTGNIVLCSIDGGNLRNAIAREAHAVVGVPYDAKEGVRVLLNHFAADVENELKHVDPNVKLLLESVEKPAFCIDEVTATHLICSMHACAHGVLGMSQDIEDLVETSTNLASVKMKEGNTIIVGTSQRSSIESCKEYAANMVAATFQLAGAKVTHGDGYPGWAPNPDSVILQVAQDAYNRLFKKDAKIKAIHAGLECGLFLEKYPQLDMISFGPTLRDVHSPNERIEIATVQLWWNHLLEVLKSIPTK
- a CDS encoding endonuclease/exonuclease/phosphatase family protein; this encodes MRQVATLLFVLFICSPVTLHCQQTFRVMSYNVENLFDCENDPEKDDESFLPEGVLHWTKGRYYHKLQQISKVITAAGEWRTPALVGLCEVENDSTLIHLLQRTPLRQQHYRYCMTNSPDKRGIDVALLYQRDQFAYIGHESLRIEFKKHPEKRSRDILHVSGKVISGDTLDVFVCHFPSRSGGEKATEPDRKDAAARLRKACDSLFSCRQNPLLIIMGDFNDTPSDVSIRNELRAIAYPATSISQHSLYNLFSAPRLLSKPGSHKYQGEWAQLDQIIVSGTLINPGRSMRLLAESIKIFDPSFLLMPDKTHLGKRPFRTFYGYKYEGGYSDHLPILTDFSLSLAPQEY
- a CDS encoding M23 family metallopeptidase: MLRYISLCFCLLTTAAGAQTKAQDISFRSPMDIPLYLSGNFGEFRSNHFHSGIDFKTQGVVGKPVYAVYDGYISRVLVSPWGFGKALYMTHPNGATTVYGHIKAFSKEVEAYIREQQYKKESFSVDLILPPSLFPAKKGDLIALSGNEGSSGGPHLHFEIRDTETEETIDPVLFFRNRIKDTRAPILQGMMVYPLEDKGIVNGNTQKQPVKLIKSKSGKQTVAGKIEAWGEIGFAIKACDYMTETSNIYGVKEVILTADDEIIFHSNLDRYAFPETRYINSLTDYVEWKQHRSSYSKSFVEPGNKLRFIESRNRGILKIKEERTYKLSYQLKDAYGNSTTFTFEVEGKKQDIPKVKKPEGTEKFSWASDNRFGAKGVRLNIPRGNLYTDFNFSYSVEEDENAISATHTLHNTLVPLHKECEISIKLQQDTLANKRQYGMVFLNKGHRTWKGGTYRNGWVDANVRELGTYTLVMDTVPPKIIPVNPGQWVSKRAIAFRVSDNLSGMDSYRGEIDNKFALFEHDGSRGLITYKFDPKRLSRGKHKLSFIVTDACGNTREYNNTFVW